Genomic DNA from Accipiter gentilis chromosome 9, bAccGen1.1, whole genome shotgun sequence:
GTTTTGGGGCTTAGTTTCTCTCAGGCTCTGAGTGTTATCATCAATGTACATCTCCACAGTGGAGGAGCGGAGCCTGCTCAGCTTATCCAGCTTTACATCTGAGCAGCCGAGGGCCTGAGCACTTccagaaggggaaggggagacgAGGAGCCaccattcatttttattgttctAGTGCTTAATGACAGGCTTTTAGTTTTAAGCGCAGACCTATTACTTTAACAGCTATATCACTTCACTTACAAGCATCTCTAGAAGGAAATCAAGGGGTTTATTTTGTATGCCTGATAAAACAGCAaattaataataagaagaaaagacTTAGGTAACGGCCAAAGGTAAGTCGATTCTCAAATAACACCATTAGCTATCTGATGAATTTAGTCAAAACAACGCTAACCATTTCCTCAGAGAAACACATTTGCGCCTGATAACAGCGGTAAAAAGTCAATCTGCAGCAAACCCTGTAGTCCTAATTGCTCAGCCAGCCAAGTATCTAATCTCCCGTTCTCTACAAACAACAGGAACGGCAAGATTAACCCTGGAAGCATTATCTGAGATACCGCTCACTTTTAACTGAAGTTggctaaacaaataaaatatttggaatttcACCGCAGAGCGAGAACCAGCATCTTTAGCTCCGCGTAGCCAGCGCAGCCCTGCGAAGAAATCCCGTTCACCTCCTTTTCTAAATAGGGAAGCGTCTAACATTTAGGCATGAAACGCCAATACGTTtgactgtgggttttttgggggggtagagGAAGCAACAACAGGGTGGTTCTAAACTACCGTACGGGGTGAGACCCTTCGGAAATTACTTGGTTCAGGTGACGCCATGGTGGAGACGATGACGGGGGGCCCCGTGCGCCTGCTGAGCTTCGGGTATGGGGAGAGCTGGGCAGGGAAAGCGGGTCCGGTGGGTGCCAGGCTGCCGTCCCCCGGCGCTCCCGGCCGGCGGAGGAGCTGCGGGCTGCCGTGCGGGCTGGGTGCCGGCGACGCCGGGGCCGTCCGCTCCCTCTTCATCAGCTCCATGGGGACAGTGTAGGTGGTGGAGTAAGCCGTTTTGGGGCTGGCGTGCGGGTTGGCCGCGGTCACGGGCATGCCGGCCGGAGCGGAGTAGGCAGAGGCCGGGCGCGGGTGTGTGTTGCAAGGCAGGGGGGTGCCGTATCCAGAACCGGGGAGAAAGTGCGGCCCCTGGGGAGCCCCGGCGGAGGCAGGGTAGGCGGTGGTCTCCAGCAGGTGCTGGGTCGGGGCGCTGGACGGCCGGCGGTGCATCTCCCCTCCTCTCGGGGAGAGCGGCTGCAGCGGaggtgggggctgcggggggacacaGCCGTCCGCGGCGGGCCCTGGGCCGAGGGGTGCCCCGTAGTCGCCCGGCAGCTCGCCGCGGTGGCTGAAGCTGTTGGAGCGGGTCCTGGGGCGCAGCGTCCCGCTCCTGCgctcctgcctctgcagctgcATTTCCGCCTTGCAGTTGTGGGCGATGCGGGAGAGCACGCGGGCCTGCCCCAGGTTGGGAGCCACGGACTTGATGTCGTTCTCCTCCATCACGGCCAGCAGGTTTGGGGAGTCgaagccctgctgcagcagggcggCAAAAGTGCTCTCCGAGACACCCTCCGCGCGGAGCAGCGCCACAAACTCGGGGTCGAAGCTCCTCTTCCCCTCCGGACCGGGGAAGCTGGGGGGCACCGGCGGATGGGAAGGGgtcaccgccaccgccgccgcctcatAGCTGTCGTAGGGGCCCTTGGCACCGGCGCTCTCCCTGCCCGGCCCGTAGCCGCCGCCGGCACCGCTGGCGGGATCCACCACCAGGCAGGTGGGGGCGGCCTGCCTGCCCCCCGCCGGCTCGGGGGGCCGCTCCACGCCGTCGCCGTAGGCCTGCCTGCCGGGGAAAGCGGGCGGTTCGGCCACGTACCGCGTGCTGGGGGGCTCCGCGCTGTAGCGTGCCGGGGAGACGTCTCTGCCGCGCGGCCGCTGCCCGTCCAGGACCAATTTGGGGTCCCTGTAGAGGCGGGCGGCctccggcggggcgggcaggcgCCCCGGGACCTGGTCCCAGGACAGCCGGCTGCCGGGGACGCCGTAGCTCGCCAACGGCCTGCTCACCACGTGGTCGCGGTAGCAGCGGGGGTCTTTGGGCGACCTAGCCGAGAGGGAAGGGTCGCTGTAGTAATCCTGGGGCGGCAGGGAGCCCCGGGCTGCCATGGCCGCTTGCCGGTCGCAGTAGGTGAAGTCTGGGACGGAGCCTTTCCTGAGGGGCCCCGGGGCGAAGGCGGCATCCTGGTACGGGTACGCCTCTTGCTTCAGCTCCGCGCCGCCCTGCAAGATGATATCGTTGGCTCGCGGCGGCTCGTaccagccgccctcgccgccgtAGGTCAGGGAGCTCCTCCGGCCCGGCGGCCTTTGGTACTCGAAGGCGTTCTCGCTCTCCCAGTTTCCTTCATACCAGCCGGCAGCGTCCCAGCTCTGCGAGCGGCCGATGTTGGGGTGCTTGCTGGGGATGGGCATCGCCGCTCGGCCGCTCGCTCCTGCCgaaagggggaagaggaggcaCCTTCCTTCTCGGCGCTCCTCCGGGGCGCATCAAAACTGGACCGTGCTCCGCCTGAGCCCTCCCGGGACTTCAGAAACCACTGGCCGGCGGTTTTGCCTTTCAAAGCGTTGCCTGAATTATTAATTCTTCGAAACCTTAGTAGGCAAAGCATGCGGCGGCCGCTGCCACCCGCTCTCGCTCCGGGTCGGCGGAGGGAGAGACCCTTCCCGTGCGGTGCAGCCGCAGAAGAGGGCGGCCGCGCTCAGCCCAGATGCTTTATCCTCTGCCGCTGGGGACGGCGCGCGCACATGGACAACTGGCCGAGCAGTGTGTGGGGATTAGGAGCTAAATAAAACCGCTAAAGCCCTCGCTCCATGTGACATCATTTTAGCCCGATGAAATCTCCCGCGCCGACCCAGCCAGTAACCTCAATGCAATTTCTCCCCggggaatgatttttttttttttttttttttttttaatgttggtttttttaacacgCGTTTCATCCGTTTCATTTGTTTCCTTCCTCATTAGCTCAGGGCTCCCATCtgcaccagcacccaccaggaACCAGCAGCGAGATAACGAAACGTGCACGTATCCGCTCATCCACACACGCgcacatgtaaaaataaaaaagaaagcttcagTGTCAGCTCAATCTTAATCCACCCTGATGAAATGTTAATCCACCGCACACAGCTAAGGACAAATTAAATGGGAGCAAGCAGGCAGGCCTAAAAAAAGGCCAATGCCAGATACTCAAGAATACAAGAGCGATTAGAAATTAGTTAGGTATCTGTTTAACATTTTATGAATATTGTAATTTGCtttggaaattacattttttgttgT
This window encodes:
- the CTBP2 gene encoding C-terminal-binding protein 2 isoform X1, encoding MPIPSKHPNIGRSQSWDAAGWYEGNWESENAFEYQRPPGRRSSLTYGGEGGWYEPPRANDIILQGGAELKQEAYPYQDAAFAPGPLRKGSVPDFTYCDRQAAMAARGSLPPQDYYSDPSLSARSPKDPRCYRDHVVSRPLASYGVPGSRLSWDQVPGRLPAPPEAARLYRDPKLVLDGQRPRGRDVSPARYSAEPPSTRYVAEPPAFPGRQAYGDGVERPPEPAGGRQAAPTCLVVDPASGAGGGYGPGRESAGAKGPYDSYEAAAVAVTPSHPPVPPSFPGPEGKRSFDPEFVALLRAEGVSESTFAALLQQGFDSPNLLAVMEENDIKSVAPNLGQARVLSRIAHNCKAEMQLQRQERRSGTLRPRTRSNSFSHRGELPGDYGAPLGPGPAADGCVPPQPPPPLQPLSPRGGEMHRRPSSAPTQHLLETTAYPASAGAPQGPHFLPGSGYGTPLPCNTHPRPASAYSAPAGMPVTAANPHASPKTAYSTTYTVPMELMKRERTAPASPAPSPHGSPQLLRRPGAPGDGSLAPTGPAFPAQLSPYPKLSRRTGPPVIVSTMASPEPSIRPQIMNGPMHPRPLVALLDGRDCTVEMPILKDLATVAFCDAQSTQEIHEKVLNEAVGAMMYHTITLTREDLEKFKALRVIVRIGSGYDNIDIKAAGELGIAVCNIPSAAVEETADSTVCHVLNLYRRNTWLYQALREGTRVQSVEQIREVASGAARIRGETLGLIGFGRTAQAVAVRAKAFGFNVIFYDPYLQDGIERSLGVQRVYTLQDLLYQSDCVSLHCNLNEHNHHLINDFTIKQMRQGAFLVNTARGGLVDEKALTQALKEGRIRGAALDVHESEPFSFAQGPLKDAPNLICTPHTAWYSEQASLEMREAAATEIRRAITGRIPESLRNCVNKEFFVTTAPWSVIDQQAIHPELNGATYRYPPGMVSVAPGGIPAAMEGIIPGGIPVTHNLPTVAHPSQAPSPNQPTKHGDNREHPNEQ